The window GTTAACTAAGGAAGAGAACTTGAACTATTATGTAAACTTCCTGGGAGACGCACTTCATTCATGGGCTTATGGTTCCCTTTCCCTCAATTTAGATATGCCCAGACTTATTAAGCACTTAATGTTAGGTATGGGGGTGTTAAAAGCATGAGAATTGAGGAAAGGCTATATACTTTAAGATATAAGAGAGACGAAAAACCACACTTAGCAATAATTGAGCCCAATAAGTGTCAAAAATGTGCTGAGATTAATGGAGTACCTGAACCATGTATTGTTGTTTGCCCAGCCAATGTATACTCATGGGTAGACAACAATAGAATAGTAGTATCCTATGAGAACTGTGTTGAGTGCGGAGCCTGTAGAATAGCATGTCCATTCGATAATATTTCCTGGAAATATCCCAGATATGGTCTTGGAGTAGCATTTAGATATGGGTAACAACGAGAGATAACAAGACAATGTTAATGATGTTTTTATTTATTTTAAACATTCAAACCCTCTCTCTAAAGCTAATATTTTATTCCTCTACGCGTTTTAGAGATTGATTCTTTCGGGATGAGTATATACATTAAAGCTATTTCCTCTAACAAAACCAACAAGTGTTGCACCTGCATCCTCTGCTATTTCTATAGCTTTACTCGTTGGTGCT is drawn from Sulfolobus acidocaldarius SUSAZ and contains these coding sequences:
- a CDS encoding 4Fe-4S ferredoxin, with product MRIEERLYTLRYKRDEKPHLAIIEPNKCQKCAEINGVPEPCIVVCPANVYSWVDNNRIVVSYENCVECGACRIACPFDNISWKYPRYGLGVAFRYG